In one window of Pseudobacteriovorax antillogorgiicola DNA:
- the obgE gene encoding GTPase ObgE, giving the protein MKFVDETAIHIRSGNGGRGMVSFRAAKNAPKLGADGGDGGFGGSVYLVGNPQLNTLSGLYYKKLYAAGHGERGGSNGCTGKNGQDMIIPVPLGTVAYNKDTGEPICEVLGEEKILVAKGGKRGLGNIRYVSATHQAPEEYTPGGEGLELFLGLELKLIADVGFAGFPNAGKSTLLSAISAARPKVADYPFTTLQPQLGVVDLQDCGDYWDRSFVAADIPGLIEGAHEGKGLGHEFLRHLERTKVIAYVIDPFAWDGLEPIQAYRLLKKELANFGDLLSSKRSILIFTKTDLCWENFEWDEFIDPFEGEDIEIIRLSSVAQKGIKNFKLRLWEIVQEEKEKLEVEVDDKSEVIPPHKNEQEYEMITATTLEQELGQL; this is encoded by the coding sequence TTGAAATTCGTAGATGAAACAGCAATTCATATTAGGTCTGGTAATGGTGGCCGAGGCATGGTGAGTTTCCGCGCCGCAAAGAACGCCCCGAAACTGGGTGCCGATGGTGGTGATGGTGGCTTTGGTGGTAGTGTCTACCTGGTAGGCAATCCTCAGCTGAACACTCTCAGTGGCCTCTATTATAAAAAGCTCTATGCAGCTGGTCACGGTGAGCGAGGTGGTAGCAATGGTTGTACGGGGAAAAATGGTCAGGATATGATCATACCTGTGCCTCTGGGAACTGTTGCTTACAATAAGGATACAGGCGAACCCATATGTGAGGTTTTGGGGGAGGAAAAAATCCTAGTCGCCAAGGGCGGTAAGCGAGGCCTTGGCAACATTCGCTACGTTTCTGCGACCCACCAAGCACCGGAAGAATATACTCCAGGGGGAGAAGGCCTTGAACTATTTCTCGGCCTTGAACTTAAACTGATCGCTGACGTAGGCTTCGCAGGCTTTCCCAACGCAGGGAAGTCTACATTGCTGAGCGCTATCAGTGCGGCCCGGCCTAAGGTTGCTGACTATCCTTTTACAACCTTGCAGCCTCAGCTTGGAGTGGTCGACTTGCAAGATTGCGGCGACTACTGGGATCGGTCTTTTGTAGCTGCAGATATTCCTGGTTTGATTGAAGGGGCTCATGAAGGCAAGGGTTTAGGGCACGAGTTTCTAAGGCACTTGGAACGAACTAAGGTGATTGCTTACGTTATCGATCCTTTTGCTTGGGATGGTCTTGAGCCTATCCAAGCATATCGTCTTTTGAAAAAAGAGTTGGCCAACTTTGGTGATCTTCTGAGTTCCAAGAGATCAATTCTAATCTTCACTAAGACGGATCTTTGTTGGGAGAACTTTGAGTGGGATGAGTTTATTGATCCATTCGAAGGCGAAGATATTGAGATTATTCGATTGTCTTCCGTAGCTCAAAAGGGCATCAAGAACTTTAAGTTGCGACTCTGGGAGATCGTGCAAGAGGAAAAAGAAAAGCTCGAAGTTGAGGTTGATGACAAGTCTGAAGTCATACCGCCTCACAAGAACGAGCAAGAATATGAGATGATCACAGCGACAACGCTTGAGCAGGAACTAGGCCAGTTATAA
- the nadD gene encoding nicotinate (nicotinamide) nucleotide adenylyltransferase gives MDEIPWVLYGGTFDPPHLGHLAVLRQAINVVKPARCVVVPAYVPPVSEAKVKSPTASYRDRLTMTNAMFGSRVIGSNVEVSDIESHLPQPSYTVNTLQHFDREWGVGGALLIGADQWQSFAGWYQAKQILSMWSILIVGRDGLDLRDLSVNIAENLELKLHWDGQRGRWDSGTQVVILPEVSDAASRAFRSKPEGNAEHIDPAVIKIIKDKRLYQ, from the coding sequence ATGGATGAGATTCCTTGGGTTCTATATGGCGGCACCTTTGACCCCCCTCATCTGGGGCATTTAGCGGTATTGCGCCAAGCGATCAACGTGGTAAAGCCAGCTCGGTGCGTGGTTGTTCCCGCGTACGTACCGCCTGTCTCGGAGGCTAAGGTCAAGTCTCCAACTGCTAGTTACCGAGACCGCCTGACGATGACGAACGCGATGTTTGGCAGTCGGGTTATCGGATCTAATGTTGAGGTCTCGGATATAGAGTCTCATTTACCTCAACCCAGCTACACTGTGAATACCTTGCAGCATTTTGATCGAGAGTGGGGAGTCGGTGGGGCCTTGCTCATCGGGGCTGATCAATGGCAGTCTTTTGCAGGCTGGTATCAGGCAAAGCAGATCTTGTCGATGTGGTCGATTTTGATAGTTGGTCGAGACGGTTTAGATCTTCGAGATCTCAGTGTGAATATAGCTGAAAACCTTGAGTTAAAGCTTCATTGGGATGGACAACGAGGGCGTTGGGATTCTGGTACGCAAGTCGTGATCTTGCCAGAGGTTTCTGATGCAGCAAGTCGCGCGTTCCGCTCCAAACCGGAAGGAAACGCCGAACATATAGATCCGGCAGTGATCAAAATCATTAAAGATAAAAGACTTTATCAATAG
- the rsfS gene encoding ribosome silencing factor, whose product MNNLDIAKAIGKAAQDKKASRLVIQDLRNRSDICDYQVVCSASSDRQTQAICSSIEEYLKKNLQVRPIAIEGKQTGHWILIDYGSVIVHVFLEEIRDYYALEDLWSDADLVHLED is encoded by the coding sequence ATGAATAATCTGGACATCGCGAAGGCGATTGGCAAGGCAGCACAAGATAAAAAGGCATCGCGATTGGTTATCCAAGATCTTCGCAATCGATCGGATATCTGTGACTATCAAGTTGTTTGCTCGGCTAGCAGTGATCGTCAGACTCAGGCTATTTGCTCCAGCATCGAAGAGTATTTGAAGAAAAACCTTCAGGTGCGGCCTATCGCTATTGAGGGAAAGCAAACGGGTCATTGGATTCTCATTGACTACGGGTCGGTGATTGTTCATGTTTTCCTAGAAGAAATTCGCGACTACTATGCCTTAGAAGACCTATGGTCCGATGCTGATCTTGTCCATTTGGAAGACTAA
- a CDS encoding ComF family protein produces MIYICCHCRRLGTPSKMNTRFCSRCYIELEECEWSGGQQYLTYGNEAAAVWSRFRYQDLVRRLILNSKVKEEWGAISGLIDSMLSWKELPACLEGVESIVPAPSSLWSRWQGRYDLAYELAWVLAKESGAMLKRMPTRSYLRIKKRSKIPSELRRKRDMIISFDRPERLRQIEVPAKTLLVDDVITTGSTIESMIRQGRLEYPKVITLASAFH; encoded by the coding sequence ATGATCTACATTTGTTGCCATTGCCGGCGCCTCGGAACTCCATCCAAAATGAATACGCGCTTTTGTTCTAGATGTTACATCGAGCTTGAGGAGTGTGAGTGGTCTGGGGGCCAGCAGTATTTGACCTATGGCAATGAGGCTGCTGCTGTATGGTCACGCTTTCGCTACCAAGACTTGGTACGGCGCTTGATACTCAACAGCAAGGTTAAAGAAGAGTGGGGTGCTATCTCAGGCTTGATCGATAGCATGCTTTCTTGGAAGGAGCTGCCAGCTTGTTTAGAGGGAGTCGAGTCTATCGTTCCAGCGCCGTCGAGTCTCTGGAGTCGCTGGCAAGGTCGATATGATTTAGCGTATGAGTTGGCGTGGGTTCTGGCGAAAGAGTCGGGAGCTATGCTGAAAAGGATGCCCACCAGGAGCTACTTAAGAATTAAAAAACGGTCCAAAATCCCAAGTGAATTGCGGCGAAAACGTGATATGATCATCAGCTTTGATAGGCCAGAACGGTTAAGGCAAATTGAAGTGCCTGCCAAGACCCTTTTAGTAGACGATGTGATTACGACTGGTTCTACCATCGAATCCATGATTCGCCAGGGGCGGCTAGAATATCCAAAGGTTATAACGTTGGCTTCAGCATTTCATTGA
- a CDS encoding phosphate ABC transporter ATP-binding protein yields the protein MAIEIDVKNLSMAYGQQSVFQNISASFEKNTINAIIGPSGCGKSSFVSCLNLLSRSFPDARVSGDIFWNQKNLNQDDVELKQVRRKIGMLFQQATPFPNSIRKNLLIPLQEHFKLSKEEQNQALESALSQVGLWDEVKDRLNRSALDLSGGQKQRLCLARALILEPEVILMDEPCSALDPLATQTIEALIKKIKSRVTVIMVTHNMAQARRIADHVTLFWHKEQIGGYIDATGPAHQMFEDPPTETAQKYVQGLMG from the coding sequence ATGGCCATTGAAATTGATGTGAAAAACCTATCCATGGCGTATGGCCAGCAATCAGTCTTTCAAAATATTAGTGCTAGCTTCGAAAAGAACACCATCAATGCGATTATTGGCCCATCCGGTTGCGGCAAGTCTAGCTTCGTCTCCTGCCTCAATCTACTTTCAAGATCTTTTCCAGATGCAAGGGTCAGCGGAGATATATTTTGGAACCAGAAAAATCTTAATCAGGATGACGTTGAATTAAAACAAGTTCGTCGCAAGATTGGGATGCTCTTTCAGCAAGCTACACCCTTTCCTAATAGCATCCGAAAGAATTTACTTATTCCTCTACAAGAACACTTCAAACTTAGCAAAGAAGAACAGAATCAGGCGTTGGAGTCGGCACTGTCGCAAGTCGGCCTTTGGGATGAAGTTAAAGATCGCCTTAATCGCAGCGCCTTAGATCTTTCGGGTGGCCAAAAACAAAGGCTTTGCCTTGCAAGAGCCCTAATATTAGAGCCCGAAGTGATCTTAATGGATGAGCCCTGCAGTGCTCTCGATCCCTTAGCAACTCAGACAATTGAAGCACTGATAAAAAAGATCAAAAGCAGAGTCACCGTAATTATGGTCACTCACAATATGGCTCAAGCTCGCAGAATCGCCGACCATGTCACACTATTCTGGCACAAGGAGCAAATTGGTGGCTATATCGATGCCACAGGACCAGCGCATCAGATGTTTGAAGACCCTCCTACAGAAACAGCGCAAAAATACGTCCAAGGGCTTATGGGTTAG
- a CDS encoding secondary thiamine-phosphate synthase enzyme YjbQ: MKWFQSVVQLSPKARGFHLITSELSSALGELSEIKVGLLHLFIQHTSASLTINENADPDVQRDLEMAMSHVAPEGLPYTHTMEGSDDMPAHVKASLLGSSLTIPIHEGRLMLGTWQGIYLCEHRNHGGSRRVVATFYGA; this comes from the coding sequence ATGAAGTGGTTTCAATCTGTTGTTCAACTTAGCCCCAAAGCTCGTGGCTTTCATCTGATTACATCCGAGCTATCGAGTGCCCTCGGGGAGCTTTCAGAAATAAAAGTGGGTCTTCTCCACCTCTTTATCCAACATACATCTGCATCATTGACTATCAATGAGAACGCCGATCCTGATGTTCAGAGAGATCTAGAAATGGCGATGTCACATGTTGCACCAGAGGGCTTGCCCTATACTCATACTATGGAAGGGTCTGATGATATGCCGGCTCATGTTAAGGCTAGCCTGCTGGGAAGTAGCCTGACGATCCCTATTCATGAAGGCCGTTTAATGTTAGGCACCTGGCAGGGGATCTATCTATGTGAGCATCGCAATCACGGAGGGAGCCGCCGGGTTGTTGCAACCTTTTATGGAGCCTAA
- a CDS encoding 4a-hydroxytetrahydrobiopterin dehydratase, which yields MSQVLDLHTVATFARKHPGWMLDGHALKKVFSFKGFPDAVRFIEAMVSPAEDANHHPDINVVYRTVTIRLWTHDQGGITQKDLDLAQVIDRLT from the coding sequence ATGAGTCAAGTTCTTGATTTACATACCGTTGCTACCTTTGCTCGTAAGCATCCTGGCTGGATGCTCGATGGACATGCTTTAAAGAAGGTGTTTAGCTTCAAGGGATTTCCCGACGCTGTCCGTTTTATTGAAGCTATGGTGTCACCTGCGGAGGACGCTAACCACCATCCTGACATCAATGTTGTGTATCGTACCGTGACCATCCGGCTATGGACGCATGACCAGGGTGGAATTACCCAAAAGGATCTTGACCTCGCTCAGGTCATCGATCGTTTGACTTGA
- the mutS gene encoding DNA mismatch repair protein MutS, whose amino-acid sequence MSKDLIDTSKLTPMMRQFFSLKAQVEDSILFFRMGDFYEIFGDDAEEVAPQLELVLTARERGDKKKIPFCGVPHHSARNYWLKLLKLGYRVAIADQVENPEDAKGLVRREIVQVFTPGCIEDLEGLEADTPNYLMAVYESPNERAWALALVDISTGDFRAGSIESFADLSSYVQRFRPRELLARRFIHDDVKKQLEPYMADSSLSLASLPEGILRDPERQQALIEEKFSVSSLADLPCGAIAAGRELVSAVIDYLVALHATTEQFLSIRPLQESQTMILDETAVRDLEIFETVRRRQSRGSLFREINRTRTPMGARLLRSSLAAPFVDLNCIRERQDHVRACLDAGGSYLKDLRERIKGTPDLERLSTRVLSGKAHPLELAQIRDTLAITLELKDILQSKEQVRSAMTQACSVFSEAREPLELLGQALAETPSPLGSLGVFAEGHDLTFDQKRELSANGRDKISQYEQKLRDETGIASLKIKNHKTFGLLIEVTKANLNKVPESFIRRQTMVNNERFVTDELVALGDDLATATDDALQLEYELYTQLLDQVGGFRESFKRIAGAIAFVDLIQGFAWLALENSYVCPDHSKSGEIELVACRHPVVEGFVGRHEFVPNDVVMSKPDRHLLITGPNMAGKSTVMRQTAIAAIMHQIGCYVAASRARLPIFDRLFTRVGAADDLSRGQSTFMVEMSEAASILRQASPQSLVILDEVGRGTSTQDGMAIASAILESLAKDIGCYSLFATHYHELVPLADSLEAVRNVQVEVSERGESVQFTHRLIPGASSSSFGIEVAKLAGVPDKVIGRAKRYLSEGQNQLASLVKTKAKKDDKAAAPIPPLEVQGFDAQTGEMTNDHEVVDRVIAKLRGLNINRMTPLQALSLLDQLQTQIEECKQQDIFEDFAH is encoded by the coding sequence ATGAGCAAGGACTTGATCGATACTTCAAAACTGACGCCTATGATGCGGCAGTTTTTCTCACTTAAGGCCCAGGTTGAGGATAGCATTCTGTTTTTCCGGATGGGCGACTTCTATGAAATTTTTGGTGACGATGCCGAAGAGGTGGCTCCACAGCTTGAACTGGTTCTCACGGCACGGGAGCGGGGAGACAAGAAAAAGATCCCTTTCTGTGGAGTACCGCATCATAGTGCCCGCAATTATTGGCTAAAGCTGCTGAAACTGGGTTATAGGGTGGCAATTGCCGATCAAGTTGAAAATCCCGAAGATGCCAAGGGTTTGGTTCGGCGGGAAATTGTCCAAGTCTTCACACCGGGGTGTATCGAAGATTTGGAAGGACTTGAAGCAGATACGCCAAACTATCTGATGGCTGTCTATGAAAGCCCGAATGAACGAGCTTGGGCTTTGGCCTTGGTCGATATTTCCACCGGTGATTTTAGGGCCGGTTCGATTGAGTCTTTTGCTGACTTGTCTTCCTACGTCCAACGGTTTCGCCCTAGAGAGCTGCTGGCGCGACGCTTTATCCATGACGACGTCAAGAAACAACTGGAACCCTACATGGCGGATTCCAGCCTATCCTTAGCTAGCCTACCTGAAGGCATCTTGCGAGATCCTGAGCGACAGCAGGCTCTCATTGAGGAAAAATTCTCGGTATCGTCCTTGGCTGATTTACCTTGTGGAGCAATCGCTGCGGGGCGGGAGCTAGTCTCCGCAGTCATTGATTATTTGGTGGCCTTACATGCTACCACCGAGCAGTTTCTCTCCATTCGTCCTCTTCAAGAGAGTCAGACAATGATTCTCGATGAAACGGCAGTACGTGACTTAGAGATTTTCGAAACGGTCCGTCGTCGTCAGAGTCGCGGTAGCCTATTCAGGGAGATTAACCGAACACGCACCCCGATGGGAGCTAGGCTTTTACGTTCATCATTAGCTGCACCTTTTGTAGATTTGAATTGTATTCGGGAAAGGCAGGATCATGTGCGTGCTTGTCTCGATGCTGGAGGTAGCTATCTTAAAGATCTGCGGGAGCGGATTAAGGGAACACCAGACTTAGAGCGCCTAAGTACTAGGGTTCTGAGTGGCAAGGCACATCCGCTAGAGTTAGCGCAAATACGCGATACCTTGGCTATTACATTAGAACTCAAAGACATCCTTCAGTCCAAAGAACAAGTGCGATCTGCGATGACTCAGGCTTGCTCTGTGTTTTCCGAGGCAAGAGAACCCCTTGAATTGCTAGGGCAAGCTCTGGCGGAAACGCCAAGTCCCCTAGGGTCGCTGGGGGTTTTTGCAGAAGGGCATGATCTAACATTCGATCAAAAGCGGGAACTTTCAGCCAACGGTCGCGATAAAATTAGCCAGTACGAGCAAAAGTTGAGGGACGAGACTGGAATTGCCAGCCTCAAAATTAAAAATCATAAAACTTTCGGTCTCCTTATCGAAGTTACGAAAGCCAACTTGAACAAGGTGCCGGAAAGTTTTATTCGCCGCCAAACCATGGTGAATAACGAGCGGTTTGTGACAGATGAGCTGGTCGCTCTCGGAGATGATCTCGCGACCGCGACAGACGATGCCTTGCAGTTGGAGTATGAGCTTTACACCCAGCTTCTTGATCAGGTTGGTGGCTTTCGTGAGAGTTTCAAGCGCATTGCTGGAGCCATTGCCTTTGTCGATTTGATCCAGGGTTTTGCTTGGTTGGCCCTCGAAAATTCATATGTTTGTCCTGACCACTCCAAGTCAGGTGAGATTGAGCTAGTGGCTTGTCGGCACCCGGTCGTTGAGGGATTTGTCGGCCGCCATGAGTTTGTGCCTAATGATGTGGTCATGAGTAAACCCGATCGTCATCTGCTTATTACTGGTCCGAACATGGCTGGTAAGTCTACAGTTATGCGTCAAACGGCCATTGCTGCCATCATGCATCAAATCGGCTGTTACGTGGCCGCCTCACGGGCTCGATTGCCCATATTCGATCGCTTATTCACGCGAGTTGGGGCTGCTGATGACTTATCCCGTGGCCAGTCCACCTTCATGGTTGAAATGTCTGAAGCAGCGTCGATTTTGAGGCAGGCTAGCCCTCAAAGCCTTGTGATACTAGATGAGGTCGGCAGAGGAACCTCGACACAAGATGGGATGGCAATCGCTTCGGCAATTCTAGAAAGTCTTGCCAAGGACATTGGTTGCTATTCACTTTTTGCCACTCATTATCACGAGTTGGTTCCCTTAGCAGATTCTTTGGAAGCCGTGCGTAATGTGCAGGTGGAGGTTTCGGAAAGAGGTGAATCCGTTCAGTTTACCCATCGTTTGATCCCGGGAGCGAGCAGTAGCTCGTTTGGAATTGAAGTGGCGAAGCTAGCAGGAGTGCCCGATAAAGTGATCGGCCGTGCAAAAAGGTATTTATCCGAGGGCCAAAATCAGTTAGCGTCTTTAGTCAAAACAAAGGCAAAAAAAGACGATAAGGCCGCGGCTCCGATTCCGCCTCTTGAGGTTCAGGGCTTCGATGCGCAAACTGGCGAAATGACAAACGATCACGAGGTGGTCGACCGTGTGATTGCCAAGCTTCGAGGGCTAAATATTAACCGGATGACGCCGCTGCAGGCTTTGAGTTTATTGGATCAACTACAAACGCAGATAGAGGAGTGTAAACAACAAGATATCTTTGAAGACTTTGCGCATTAG
- the pstC gene encoding phosphate ABC transporter permease subunit PstC codes for MSLLKSNGFISLLLRLTSLTAGALIILIFAFLVRESWPAFQLGFFKFFTDGTWNPGDGDFNMVPMIIGSLAVAMGAIVIAVPAGVGTAIYMDFYASPWGKRFMRSTIELLAGVPSVIFGFWGLTVIVPLLYQLSPPGANLLGGALVLAVMVVPTVAIFISNGVQSLPASWLIGAEALGLSTASTITKLVLPSIRGSIVSGILISLGRALGETMAVLMVCGNIIKVPTSIFDPIRTLTANIALEMAYALDQHRSALFLSGLLLLLMVFALMAVAQHRALRDSYAP; via the coding sequence TTGTCCCTCCTAAAATCTAATGGATTTATATCTCTGCTTCTAAGGTTGACTAGCCTTACAGCAGGTGCCTTAATAATCCTCATCTTTGCCTTCTTAGTCAGAGAGTCCTGGCCAGCATTCCAGTTAGGGTTCTTCAAGTTCTTTACCGACGGAACGTGGAACCCAGGCGACGGGGACTTTAATATGGTGCCTATGATAATCGGCAGTCTTGCCGTTGCAATGGGCGCGATTGTGATAGCCGTTCCAGCTGGGGTTGGTACAGCCATTTACATGGACTTTTACGCTTCTCCTTGGGGCAAGCGATTCATGAGAAGCACCATCGAATTACTTGCCGGAGTCCCATCGGTCATCTTTGGCTTCTGGGGACTTACTGTCATCGTTCCTTTGCTATATCAATTATCTCCTCCTGGGGCCAATCTTCTGGGAGGCGCTTTAGTTCTGGCGGTGATGGTGGTGCCAACTGTCGCTATATTTATCAGCAACGGTGTACAGAGTCTTCCAGCCTCATGGCTGATCGGCGCAGAAGCACTCGGCCTCTCGACAGCCAGCACCATCACCAAGCTTGTTCTACCAAGTATTCGAGGCTCTATAGTAAGTGGGATTTTGATTTCCTTAGGGAGAGCTCTTGGCGAAACCATGGCTGTGCTCATGGTTTGTGGCAATATTATCAAAGTTCCAACCTCTATCTTCGACCCTATCCGCACCCTAACAGCTAATATTGCCCTGGAAATGGCTTATGCTCTAGATCAGCACCGATCAGCTCTCTTTTTAAGCGGGTTACTTCTGCTTTTGATGGTGTTCGCTTTGATGGCTGTAGCTCAACATCGAGCCCTACGAGACTCTTATGCGCCCTAA
- a CDS encoding phosphate ABC transporter substrate-binding protein, translated as MRLFTLINCLWLVSCFPSAKSSQSLNVTGSSTVAPLVAEIAKRFEERYPDYKINVQTGGSSRGISDAMKGTADIGMVSRALHQQEQALKHYTIASDGIGLIAHRDINIEDLSHNQVLAIFQGKVKNWLPITGQNQAITVVHKAQGRSTSELFIKHFKLKYQDVDAQIIIGDNEQGIKNVSSIPGAIGYVSIGAAEHAAKQGRAIRLVKLEGLQPSTKAVASGNYPILRPLNLVIKDQSNPDALKFIKFARSQEVFDIVRKLDFVPPKI; from the coding sequence ATGCGACTATTCACCTTAATCAACTGCTTGTGGCTAGTATCTTGCTTTCCAAGCGCTAAGTCTAGCCAGTCATTAAATGTTACCGGCTCTAGCACTGTGGCCCCTTTAGTGGCTGAGATTGCCAAGCGCTTTGAAGAGAGATACCCAGATTATAAAATCAATGTGCAGACAGGTGGCTCCAGCCGCGGTATCTCTGATGCTATGAAAGGCACTGCAGATATAGGCATGGTATCCCGAGCTCTTCACCAACAAGAACAAGCTTTGAAGCACTATACGATCGCCAGCGACGGCATCGGCCTCATTGCCCATCGGGACATCAACATAGAGGATCTTAGCCACAACCAAGTTTTAGCTATTTTTCAAGGCAAGGTTAAAAACTGGCTACCGATCACCGGCCAGAACCAAGCCATCACAGTGGTTCATAAAGCCCAAGGGCGTTCGACATCCGAACTGTTTATCAAACACTTCAAACTCAAATATCAAGATGTGGATGCTCAGATTATTATTGGAGACAATGAACAAGGCATCAAAAATGTTTCGTCAATTCCGGGAGCCATTGGCTATGTATCTATCGGAGCTGCGGAACATGCCGCCAAGCAAGGGCGAGCTATTAGGCTTGTAAAGTTGGAAGGCTTGCAGCCTAGCACTAAGGCCGTTGCCTCAGGAAATTACCCTATCCTACGTCCACTAAACCTAGTAATCAAAGACCAAAGCAACCCAGACGCTCTTAAATTTATAAAGTTCGCTCGATCCCAAGAAGTCTTCGATATTGTAAGGAAGCTCGATTTTGTCCCTCCTAAAATCTAA
- a CDS encoding TraR/DksA family transcriptional regulator: MAQTENQLDTHEFLTREELEKFRALLKEEKEKILKKSENMVKSGNIELDKNEMFDEVDLASMTTEQNLTFKLLDRDRKLLGEIEHALGKIDTGDYGYCEGTGEPIPKRRLEVRPWCRHSVKYKEQLERMKKSGRGVGDEDEF, from the coding sequence ATGGCACAGACAGAAAACCAGTTAGACACCCATGAATTCCTCACCAGAGAAGAGCTGGAGAAGTTCCGGGCGTTGTTAAAAGAAGAAAAAGAAAAGATTCTCAAAAAATCTGAGAACATGGTCAAAAGCGGAAACATCGAACTCGACAAGAATGAGATGTTCGATGAAGTGGACCTCGCTTCAATGACAACTGAGCAAAACCTAACCTTCAAACTTCTGGATCGCGATCGCAAGCTTCTCGGCGAGATCGAGCATGCTCTTGGCAAGATCGATACCGGAGACTACGGCTACTGTGAAGGAACTGGTGAACCGATTCCCAAGCGTCGCTTGGAAGTTCGGCCTTGGTGTCGTCATAGTGTGAAGTATAAAGAGCAGCTTGAGCGGATGAAAAAATCTGGTCGGGGTGTTGGTGACGAGGATGAGTTTTAG
- a CDS encoding 23S rRNA (pseudouridine(1915)-N(3))-methyltransferase RlmH: MKIQIVKVGKPADKTYLQLAKKYETRLKSFCKLDSRILKAQDGVEKSTRDLLAKLDIDPTTLRPDPGHVIYTLDERGRNFSSPDLAKTLRTSIDDGRVKTVSFVIGGPYGVPEELKKASQHVWSLSNAVFPSDMAWVMVWEQVYRASTIIRGTSYHHA; encoded by the coding sequence ATGAAGATCCAGATCGTCAAGGTGGGGAAACCAGCGGATAAGACCTATCTGCAGTTAGCTAAGAAATACGAAACTCGGCTCAAGAGTTTCTGTAAGCTAGATAGCCGTATTTTGAAAGCCCAAGATGGAGTTGAAAAATCCACCCGCGATCTGCTCGCTAAACTAGATATTGATCCCACCACGCTTCGGCCCGACCCCGGGCATGTAATTTATACTTTAGATGAACGAGGGCGAAACTTTAGTTCCCCAGATTTGGCCAAAACTCTTCGCACTAGCATAGATGATGGCCGTGTGAAAACGGTTAGCTTTGTGATTGGTGGCCCCTATGGGGTGCCCGAAGAGTTGAAAAAAGCATCTCAGCATGTTTGGAGCCTATCAAACGCGGTCTTTCCAAGTGATATGGCATGGGTTATGGTGTGGGAGCAAGTCTATCGGGCCAGTACTATCATCCGAGGGACATCGTATCACCACGCCTGA
- a CDS encoding PstA family ABC transporter permease, with amino-acid sequence MRPNPQQLNKAAIWIICGLSGYLMISIFIWIYYDILMESFKHLDIAFFIESPENAGRAGGIKPILMSTLLILAICLAVSFPLALGTAVVLSGQFIPLGSFGRVIHQAVLVLAGVPSVVFGLFGNVLFCQYLGFGYSILSGGLTLACMILPLSIKLLEDSLRSVPSETLLSSKALGLSYYSTIFRIILPSITPQLTAAFILSIGRAMAETAALLFTSGYVMREPSSIFDSGRTLSIHIFDLSMNVSGGDRNAYLTAFTLLIGLLLVNLIGHGINRTWRYFQYGH; translated from the coding sequence ATGCGCCCTAATCCCCAGCAACTCAATAAGGCTGCAATATGGATCATCTGTGGACTATCAGGATACTTGATGATCTCTATCTTCATTTGGATTTATTACGACATCCTTATGGAGTCTTTCAAGCACCTTGATATCGCATTTTTTATCGAAAGCCCTGAGAATGCTGGTCGAGCAGGTGGAATCAAACCAATCCTGATGAGTACCCTGCTTATTTTAGCAATATGCCTCGCGGTGAGCTTTCCTCTCGCTTTGGGCACTGCGGTCGTCTTATCAGGACAGTTTATCCCTTTAGGTAGTTTTGGTCGTGTGATACATCAAGCAGTACTTGTTCTTGCCGGAGTGCCATCAGTAGTTTTTGGACTATTCGGCAATGTCTTGTTTTGCCAGTACTTAGGTTTCGGCTACTCGATCTTATCGGGAGGCCTCACCTTAGCTTGCATGATTCTACCTCTATCAATCAAACTCCTTGAGGACAGTCTCCGCTCCGTTCCTAGCGAAACCTTATTGTCATCGAAAGCCTTAGGCCTAAGCTACTACAGCACCATTTTTAGAATTATCTTGCCAAGTATTACACCTCAGCTGACAGCAGCGTTTATTTTGAGCATCGGCCGCGCCATGGCAGAAACCGCAGCTCTTTTATTCACCAGCGGCTATGTTATGCGAGAGCCAAGTTCTATTTTCGACTCAGGGCGCACACTATCTATCCACATTTTCGATCTTTCGATGAATGTATCCGGAGGCGATCGTAACGCCTACCTCACGGCCTTCACTTTGTTGATCGGCTTGCTACTGGTTAACCTCATCGGACATGGGATCAATCGCACCTGGAGGTACTTCCAATATGGCCATTGA